In Primulina huaijiensis isolate GDHJ02 chromosome 6, ASM1229523v2, whole genome shotgun sequence, a single window of DNA contains:
- the LOC140978034 gene encoding protein SWOLLEN 1-like isoform X4 yields the protein MDYDDNDCGGQNLHIAGEENSKILSVLQPFSLPKFDFDDNLHGHLRFDSLVENEVFLGIPSQEDNHWIEDFSRGSSGIEFSSNATESCALPRHDNVWSEATSSESVEMLLKAVGQDEVAPVETMVEGSDPQLGCSTKQVEVNLKNDQMDYVLEGEGCSLKVTSENLHTDLKSYMDNQGDSIGLPNESPSKHEQENLPGPGMGGDNNESSFQMITESIVETGDVDKLCNPNFVNTISVSNDISVGVEVQKEEHSMSYELVGGNDSEDVSLDMPCDLEIPAKLESADHAVDVCVTTIGGTTGISGKGESMSTFEGFDDASFVAAGDSDCGPAVFSPGTKIKQPPEGCDMLNEKPSSPLQEKEFVAGIGIEESERDCLGDPADLSFNGVGCMEKTAIEDLTNVREVAATEEENLEHGDHLPPAMLPGSIETCRENDLSVQSDVHECKLDASKCEDDKKLPLDLMILVCNDNEKEVRSTFSGEVAEVNLKAASSQSNNSNGDNLGKTLISSSAIGGELADCDERGTPSYDIQNRDQNKAIKFEANKEPVISGMEVIFGGADEFAPAVGSEKSTLSDSAPVEEAKSVDQSAILFEASSDASCDKTSKDLNENMEHSAPGSTVQDDVAEAAPSEKPKVAEGKNNVENSPMVSATINAVDTDESNQLSLPDISCTELSQGDSSTGLQSVPSIQASKLPVTGSVSLPTSGGTDPAILKGISHETCLMSDGLPPSGGFKGSTERKPRRGSGKSLKESAKKGNQVKEKSPLRQNERGGNSCGPLSPLLAGQLLTLKSVVKPRTTVSITESSLPDLNSSAPLSSFFQQPFTDLQQVQLRAQIFVYGSLIQGVAPDEACMVSAFGVSDGGRSIWESSWRAVVEKLNSQKSQGFNFETPTRSSSGVKTPDQVNRKTFAGSEVLPSPAGRASNKFISSQAINPLIPLSSPLWNVSVSSCEAVPSSSTARCAGFDYPAVSPLHPYHNPPIRNLVSHTTSRQAQASVQVPWATSSQSSPFDISSNYTVFPILEPVKSAAAVKGSSSVFSGISHVTPIPAIHTGSTALFPEASSLDLKKVALSTTQTSANTKSRKRKKSSGVVDVLPASVTATPTDSFSIPVIDNRLSIKASALEDFSRIPISDSMPMPVASCLYSTSMAFTTPSSSVPKGKSIQFISAAWPSISSDHHKSGDSSMDKRAPVLEEFSKVEEAKLHAEEAAIHAATAMGHCQGLWSQLEQQKNSGLKTEAEAKLASVAVAVAAAASVAKAAAAAAKVASNAAMQAKQIADESVTKYGTLSAPECDTLNSVNNLANAIPVSILKGGDYNNISSFVISAAQEAAKKRVEAASAATRHAENLDAIVKAAEMAAEAVSHAGKVVAMGDPFTLSQLVEAGPDGYWKLPQVASMPGSKSNDASNDKSDNCNVPEMHSNDTQVTSHITLPAQMELSRNIVDAGVTVDEGFVSSIKHGEKNSKAHKDERVIESDKTSGIAAEPFVKSRLKSLTPITYDSTAIIKEGSIVEVLKDRGDLKKAWFSANILSLKDHDALVCFTELQSEQGSEQLQEWVSLEAKDGNPPMARIPHPMTAVQFEGTRKRRRAAVKDYTWSVGDKVDAWVQDCWREGIISEKNKKGTTTWSVHFPAQGETLDVKVWHLRPTVIWVDGQWIEWCRSGLDRTSQGDTPIEKRPKLGRNDMETKRKGELSKAINFAEVDKAEHKLPLSAEETAFNVGSTRVGKKPDMGRTMRYGLQKEGSRVLIGVPKPGKKRKFIEVSKHYVSDWSTKTVPDDSVKLAKFLTSQGPGSRGSKNNSKIDLKEKLVAEPQSKAPKSGKPPTVPSRILPRKDGLNSSLSNASDAALSNEDNEPVDQSLTEFESFSNVPESTMIFSSRSRSENRKKTSALKTMSERLKEGKLAPSSGKSEKNEADENFVSGVSEPRRSIRRIQPTSRLLEGLQSSLTISKLPTSSHDKSHRSHTKNTSKGYSGRN from the exons ATGGACTATGATGACAATGACTGTGGAGGCCAGAATCTTCACATAGCTGGTGAAGAGAATTCTAAAATTTTATCAGTTTTACAACCATTTTCTCTTCCCAAGTTCGATTTTGATGACAATCTTCACGGGCATTTAAGATTCGATAGTTTAGTTGAGAACGAAGTTTTTCTTGGTATTCCAAGTCAGGAAGACAATCATTGGATAGAGGATTTTTCTCGGGGAAGCAGTGGAATAGAGTTCAGTTCCAACGCAACAGAATCTTGTGCTTTGCCAAGGCATGACAATGTGTGGTCTGAGGCAACATCATCAGAATCCGTTGAAATGTTATTGAAGGCAGTCGGACAGGACGAGGTGGCCCCAGTTGAAACTATGGTTGAGGGTTCAGACCCTCAGCTTGGTTGCTCAACGAAACAAGTGGAGGTTAACTTGAAGAATGACCAGATGGATTACGTGCTTGAAGGTGAAGGATGTAGTTTAAAAGTGACCAGTGAAAATTTGCATACAGACCTGAAGAGCTACATGGACAATCAAGGTGATTCAATTGGCTTGCCAAATGAATCTCCTAGCAAACATGAGCAGGAAAATTTACCTGGTCCGGGCATGGGAGGTGATAATAATGAGAGCTCTTTTCAGATGATCACCGAGAGCATTGTGGAGACAGGTGATGTGGATAAGCTCTGTAATCCCAATTTTGTTAATACGATTAGTGTATCAAATGATATTTCTGTGGGAGTGGAGGTACAAAAGGAAGAGCACAGTATGAGTTATGAATTAGTGGGTGGGAATGATTCTGAAGATGTTAGTTTGGATATGCCTTGTGATCTTGAAATTCCTGCAAAGTTGGAATCTGCAGATCATGCAGTTGATGTTTGTGTTACCACCATAGGTGGAACTACCGGTATTTCTGGGAAGGGAGAGTCCATGTCTACATTTGAGGGTTTCGATGATGCTTCTTTTGTTGCTGCAGGTGACAGTGATTGTGGGCCTGCAGTCTTCTCTCCAGGTACCAAGATTAAGCAGCCGCCTGAAGGTTGTGATATGTTAAATGAGAAGCCATCTTCTCCCCTTCAAGAAAAAGAGTTTGTTGCAGGAATTGGAATAGAAGAAAGTGAGAGAGATTGTCTTGGTGATCCTGCAGATTTGTCATTTAATGGTGTGGGCTGCATGGAGAAAACAGCGATTGAGGATCTCACAAATGTGAGAGAGGTTGCTGCTACAGAGGAAGAAAATTTAGAGCATGGGGATCATCTCCCTCCTGCCATGCTACCTGGGAGCATAGAGACATGCAGAGAAAATGATCTTTCTGTGCAGTCAGATGTTCATGAATGTAAACTTGATGCTTCTAAATGTGAGGACGACAAGAAGTTGCCTCttgatttgatgattttggtcTGTAATGATAATGAGAAAGAGGTGAGGTCCACCTTTTCAGGTGAGGTAGCTGAAGTAAATCTGAAGGCAGCTTCATCCCAATCCAATAATTCTAATGGGGATAATCTAG GTAAAACTTTGATATCATCAAGTGCCATAGGAGGTGAGTTAGCTGACTGTGATGAGCGTGGCACACCTTCATATGATATACAGAACAGGGATCAGAATAAAGCAATTAAATTTGAAGCAAATAAAGAACCAGTTATATCAGGGATGGAGGTGATTTTTGGAGGGGCTGATGAGTTTGCCCCTGCTGTTGGATCTGAAAAGAGCACATTGTCTGATTCTGCTCCAGTCGAAGAAGCTAAGTCAGTCGATCAGTCTGCTATCCTGTTTGAAGCTTCCAGTGATGCCTCTTGTGACAAAACTAGTAAGGACTTGAATGAAAATATGGAACATTCTGCCCCTGGCTCGACTGTGCAAGATGATGTAGCTGAAGCTGCACCTTCTGAAAAGCCAAAAGTAGCAGAAGGAAAAAACAATGTAGAAAATTCTCCAATGGTTTCAG CTACCATCAATGCTGTTGATACTGATGAATCGAACCAGCTTTCTTTGCCCGACATTAGTTGTACTGAGCTTTCGCAAG GAGATTCCAGCACTGGTTTGCAATCAGTTCCCAGTATTCAAGCAAGCAAATTACCCGTG ACTGGGAGTGTATCCTTACCGACATCTGGTGGTACAGATCCTGCGATATTGAAAGGAATTTCTCATGAAACTTGTTTAATGTCTGATGGGTTGCCACCATCTGGAGGGTTTAAAGGTTCCACTGAGCGGAAACCAAGACGTGGAAGCGGTAAATCTCTGAAGGAAAGTGCAAAAAAGGGTAATCAGGTGAAGGAAAAATCACCTTTGAGGCAAAATGAAAGGGGGGgtaactcttgtggtccgttgAGTCCGCTGTTGGCTGGCCAACTCTTGACACTCAAAAGCGTTGTCAAGCCAAGGACCACTGTTTCTATTACTGAATCCAGTTTGCCGGATCTAAATAGTTCTGCTCCACTATCATCTTTCTTTCAACAGCCTTTTACAGATTTACAGCAAGTTCAACTGCGAGCACAGATCTTTGTTTATGGATCTCTTAT ACAAGGAGTAGCACCAGATGAAGCTTGTATGGTTTCAGCCTTTGGTGTGTCTG ATGGCGGCAGAAGCATTTGGGAGTCTTCCTGGCGAGCTGTTGTAGAAAAGCTTAATAGTCAGAAATCCCAGGGATTTAATTTTGAAACACCTACACGATCAAGCTCAG GCGTTAAAACTCCAGATCAAGTGAATAGAAAGACTTTTGCTGGTAGTGAAGTTCTTCCATCGCCTGCTGGTAGAGCAAGCAACAAATTCATCTCTTCTCAGGCTATTAATCCATTGATCCCTCTCTCTTCACCCCTGTGGAATGTATCTGTCTCATCCTGTGAGGCTGTGCCATCCAGCAGCACAGCCAGATGTGCGGGTTTTGATTATCCGGCTGTTTCTCCATTGCATCCTTATCATAACCCACCAATACGGAATTTGGTGTCACATACAACCTCTCGGCAAGCACAAGCTTCCGTTCAAGTACCCTGGGCTACTTCTTCACAAAGTTCTCCGTTTGATATTAGTTCTAATTATACCGTGTTCCCGATTTTGGAACCTGTAAAGTCGGCAGCTGCAGTCAAAGGTTCATCTTCGGTTTTCTCTGGTATAAGCCACGTAACTCCCATTCCTGCAATTCATACTGGGTCTACGGCTCTATTTCCTGAGGCTTCCTCTCTTGACTTAAAAAAGGTGGCCTTGTCCACCACCCAGACTTCCGCTAACACAAAATctagaaagagaaaaaaatctTCTGGTGTTGTTGATGTTTTACCGGCTTCTGTGACTGCTACACCCACAGATTCTTTCTCTATACCTGTAATAGATAACCGATTGTCAATAAAGGCTTCTGCACTGGAGGATTTCAGTCGAATCCCAATATCAGATTCAATGCCCATGCCTGTAGCTAGCTGTCTTTATTCTACATCAATGGCTTTCACGACCCCTTCTAGCTCTGTGCCAAAAGGCAAATCCATTCAGTTTATCTCTGCTGCATGGCCCTCGATTTCAAGTGATCACCATAAGAGTGGTGATTCAAGCATGGATAAAAGGGCACCGGTTCTCGAGGAATTTAGCAAGGTTGAGGAGGCTAAGTTACATGCTGAGGAGGCAGCTATCCATGCTGCTACTGCCATGGGGCATTGCCAAGGTTTGTGGAGTCAGTTGGAGCAGCAAAAGAATTCTGGCTTGAAGACAGAAGCCGAAGCTAAATTAGCATCAGTTGCTGTTGCTGTTGCTGCAGCTGCTTCTGTTGCTAAAGCCGCAGCTGCAGCTGCAAAGGTTGCATCAAATGCTGCTATGCAGGCAAAACAAATAGCTGACGAATCAGTAACCAAATATGGAACTCTCAGTGCCCCTGAATGTGATACCTTGAACTCTGTAAACAACTTGGCCAATGCAATTCCGGTATCGATTTTGAAGGGTGGAGATTATAACAATATTTCCAGTTTTGTGATATCTGCTGCCCAAGAGGCTGCTAAAAAAAGGGTTGAGGCTGCTTCAGCTGCTACGAGGCATGCTGAAAATCTTGATGCCATTGTAAAGGCAGCGGAAATGGCAGCAGAGGCCGTTTCACATGCTGGAAAAGTTGTTGCCATGGGTGATCCTTTCACTTTGAGTCAACTGGTGGAGGCTGGACCAGATGGTTATTGGAAACTTCCGCAGGTGGCTTCCATGCCAGGTTCAAAATCAAATGATGCGAGTAATGACAAATCTGACAACTGCAATGTACCAGAGATGCATTCTAACGATACGCAGGTTACTAGTCATATAACACTTCCTGCTCAAATGGAATTATCTAGAAATATTGTGGATGCTGGTGTCACAGTTGACGAGGGTTTTGTATCTTCTATCAAGCACGGAGAGAAGAATTCAAAAGCTCACAAGGATGAACGAGTGATTGAGTCAGATAAAACCAGTGGCATTGCTGCCGAACCATTTGTTAAATCGAGATTAAAATCCCTCACTCCTATTACATATGATAGTACAGCAATCATAAAAGAAGGTTCCATTGTTGAG GTTCTTAAGGATCGTGGTGATTTAAAGAAAGCATGGTTCTCAGCTAACATATTAAGTTTGAAGGATCATGATGCCCTTGTTTGCTTCACAGAACTCCAATCGGAACAAG GATCAGAGCAGCTGCAGGAATGGGTATCACTAGAAGCCAAAGATGGTAACCCTCCAATGGCACGAATTCCTCATCCTATGACTGCAGTGCAATTTGAAGGGACGAGGAAAAGACGTCGAGCTGCTGTGAAGGATTATACTTGGTCTGTGGGAGACAAAGTTGATGCTTGGGTGCAGGATTG TTGGCGTGAAGGGATTATTtctgagaagaataaaaaaggCACAACCACATGGAGTGTCCATTTCCCAG CTCAAGGGGAGACATTAGATGTTAAAGTTTGGCATCTACGACCGACTGTAATTTGGGTTGATGGCCAATggattgagtggtgtagatcagGACTGGACAGGACTTCCCAG GGAGATACACCAATAGAGAAGCGACCAAAGTTGGGAAGGAATGACATGGAGACAAAACGGAAGGGTGAGCTGTCTAAAGCCATCAATTTTGCAGAAGTGGACAAAGCTGAACACAAATTGCCTTTGTCCGCTGAAGAAACAGCTTTTAATGTTGGCAGTACTAGGGTTGGTAAAAAACCTGACATGGGCAGGACTATGAGGTATGGTTTACAGAAAGAAGGATCGAGAGTTTTAATTGGTGTTCCTAAGCCTGGAAAGAAGAGAAAATTCATTGAAGTAAGCAAACATTATGTTTCTGATTGGAGCACCAAGACTGTACCTGACGATTCGGTTAAGTTGGCTAAATTTTTGACGTCTCAAGGACCAGGATCCAGGGgatcaaaaaataattcaaagattGATTTGAAGGAGAAACTAGTAGCAGAACCTCAATCCAAAGCTCCCAAGTCTGGGAAACCTCCAACCGTCCCAAGTAGAATATTACCTCGGAAAGATGGCTTAAACTCTTCCCTCTCCAATGCTAGTGATGCTGCGTTAAGCAATGAAGATAATGAACCAGTTGACCAAAGCCTTACTGAATTTGAATCATTTTCCAATGTTCCTGAAAGCACAATGATATTTTCTTCTCGATCTCGATCAGAAAATCGCAAGAAAACATCAGCATTGAAGACTATGTCTGAGCGGCTCAAGGAAGGGAAACTTGCACCTTCCAGTGGGAAGTCGGAAAAGAATGAAGCAGATGAAAATTTTGTTTCCGGTGTTTCTGAACCCCGCCGATCAATTCGCCGAATTCAGCCAACATCAAGG ctGTTGGAAGGGCTGCAAAGTTCCCTAACGATCTCGAAGCTTCCAACCTCTTCACATGACAAAAGCCACAGGAGCCACACTAAAAACACATCTAAAG GGTATAGTGGCCGCAATTGA